A stretch of DNA from Acomys russatus chromosome 4, mAcoRus1.1, whole genome shotgun sequence:
TGCGTCCGCCACGAACAAGCTGCCTGCGGGACCCGGGAGTGTTTGGGGGGGGAGACAGGTACATGACCTCACCGGTGGGATGATGTCACATCCGCGCCCGGCCATGTCCACATGACTGACAGGCCgtggccccacccaccaccccatgACCTACCTGATCCCGCACATATCCCCCTTCCCCACACACTACCTGGGCGGCCTTGGCCTTTCATGTCCTCCAGGTATCCCAGCAGCCCTTGTGTGTTGGCCGCGATGGTCTCCCAGTGAGAGGCCCCAGGCCACAGCATCGCATGACGTTGCACAGCGGCTTCTTCCGCATACATCACGATCACTTGCTGCGCGCGTGCCCACAGCTGCCTCAGTGTAGGGGCCTCCTCCTTCAATAGGGGAAATTGATGGGGTGTGGCCTGAGAGGGTGGGCGCCCggaaggggtgggggcggggccagaAGGGCGCGGCCTGTGCGGTGGGCAGGGCCCATGGGAGCTGGGGGCGTGGCCTGGTGGAAGGGGCGGGACAGGCTGAGTAGGTTGTGCTCACCGCGCGCGGGCAGATCGCGCCTTCGAAGATGTTGGCCAAGGCCCCCACTAGGTGGTCGTGCAGCATGTGCGTCATCCCCGCGAAGCCCCGGAAGTCAAGGATGACGACCTCGCGGGGGTGGGACTCCAGCCACTCCGCGACCTCCGTCAGCGTGTCCTGTGGGGCGAgaggggttgtgtgtgtgtgtggggtcaccTTAGGGACTCACTTCCTGAATCACAGACGACGTCACGCCCACTTGACGCACCTCCACCAGTGCCGTGCTGTATGTCACGTGCTCGAAGCGCAGGTTCTGGTCGGAGCCGCCTGGCGCGAGGGCGACGGATAGGTCTAGGTAGCGCGCACCCGCATCCAGCTGCTGTGTGACGTCACGGGTCTGCGGGTTGGGGCGGGCAGGGTGTGTGCGGCGTTGGACCAGTGACGGTGACATCATCCAGTTCCTCACCGTTAGCCTGCCCCGCCTCCCGGGTCTCACGTCACGGGGTCACACTACCACACCCATGGGCACACCTGCATGACCCCCACCTTCCTCTGCACACACTTACATGTCCCCCTGCATGCACCTGCGTGACCCCACCTTCCCCTGCACGCACCTGGGTGACCCCCATCTCCCTCTGCACACACCTCCGTGACTCCCATTTCCCCCTGCACACACCTGCGTGACCCCACCTCCccctgcacacacctgtgtgaCCCTCACCTTCCCCCTGCGCACACCTGTGTGACCCCATCTCCTCCT
This window harbors:
- the Plcxd1 gene encoding PI-PLC X domain-containing protein 1; translated protein: MTYSLTRKSQISRERSRLLRLLGQVAPCVTGPAVLRWGVTQTRDVTQQLDAGARYLDLSVALAPGGSDQNLRFEHVTYSTALVEDTLTEVAEWLESHPREVVILDFRGFAGMTHMLHDHLVGALANIFEGAICPRAEAPTLRQLWARAQQVIVMYAEEAAVQRHAMLWPGASHWETIAANTQGLLGYLEDMKGQGRPGSLFVADATLTPDSWYALAHPVGSREKMALQGLPALTAWVRAQRPGPEPGCTNIIACDFIGSGASFARDIIALNQKLLLPPP